A genomic segment from Ovis aries strain OAR_USU_Benz2616 breed Rambouillet chromosome 26, ARS-UI_Ramb_v3.0, whole genome shotgun sequence encodes:
- the GOT1L1 gene encoding putative aspartate aminotransferase, cytoplasmic 2, with translation MPTLSVFTDVPMAQKLEGSLLKTYKQDDNPNKMFLAYKVCMTSEGRPWVSSVVRKTRKQIAQDPSLNYEYTPVMGMKSFIQASLNLLFGKNSQVIVENRAGGVQTVGDSGAFQLGAQFLKTWCQNSQIVYIVSAQKEPHGLIFQDMGFTVYEHTFWDSAHLCLEPNMLLDVVEHAPHGCVFVIGSIGNCQLTPHQWTQLMTLMKSKEIFPFFDIPYQGLSTGDLEEDARFLHYFVSQGFEFFCSQSLSKNFGIYDEGVGTLVVVALNNQLLLRVLSQLMTFARALWLNPPTTGARIITSVLCNPAMQGEWRQSLEGVVENVMMTKEKVKEKLRLLGTPGSWDHITEQKGSHSYLGLNSQQVEYLISEKHIYIPKNGRINFTCINSYNIDYITSSINEAVCFTKDSEK, from the exons ATGCCCACTCTGTCTGTGTTCACAGATGTGCCCATGGCCCAGAAGCTAGAGGGCAGCTTGCTCAAGACATACAAGCAAGATGACAACCCTAACAAGATGTTCCTGGCCTATAAAG TCTGCATGACCAGTGAAGGCAGACCCTGGGTATCCTCCGTGGTGCGCAAGACTCGAAAGCAGATTGCCCAAGATCCCTCCCTGAACTATGAGTACACGCCGGTGATGGGCATGAAATCAttcatccaggcttccctgaaccTCCTCTTTGGAAAGAACAGCCAAGTCATTGTGGAGAACAGG GCAGGGGGTGTGCAAACCGTGGGGGACAGCGGCGCTTTCCAACTCGGGGCTCAGTTCCTCAAAACTTGGTGTCAGAATTCTCAGATTGTTTACATCGTTTCTGCTCAAAAAG AACCTCATGGACTCATCTTCCAGGACATGGGCTTTACAGTTTATGAACACACCTTCTGGGACTCTGCGCATCTGTGCTTGGAACCCAACATGCTCCTCGATGTGGTGGAG CATGCCCCACATGGCTGCGTCTTTGTGATCGGGAGTATCGGCAACTGTCAGCTGACCCCGCATCAGTGGACACAGTTGATGACCCTGATGAAG AGCAAGgagatatttccattttttgacATTCCCTATCAAGGTTTATCCACCGGTGACCTGGAGGAAGATGCTAGATTCTTACACTACTTTGTGTCTCAAGGCTTTGAGTTCTTCTGCAGCCAGTCTCTATCCAAGAATTTCGGCATTTATG ACGAAGGAGTGGGTACGCTCGTGGTGGTGGCGCTCAACAACCAGCTCCTGCTGCGCGTCCTCTCCCAGCTGATGACCTTCGCGCGGGCCCTGTGGCTCAACCCTCCCACCACGGGTGCTCGCATCATCACCTCCGTCCTCTGTAACCCTGCTATGCAGGGAGAATG GAGACAGAGTCTGGAAGGGGTTGTAGAGAATGTCATGATGACCAAGGAAAAGGTGAAGGAGAAGCTCCGGCTTCTGGGAACCCCTGGCTCCTGGGATCACATCACTGAGCAGAAAGGGTCCCACAGCTATCTTGGACTCAACT CCCAACAGGTGGAATACCTGATCAGTGAAAAGCATATCTATATCCCCAAGAATGGTCGGATCAACTTCACCTGTATCAATTCCTACAACATAGATTACATCACTTCGAGCATCAATGAGGCTGTCTGCTTCACAAAGGACTCAGAGAAATAG